The Vicia villosa cultivar HV-30 ecotype Madison, WI linkage group LG1, Vvil1.0, whole genome shotgun sequence genome includes a region encoding these proteins:
- the LOC131631831 gene encoding uncharacterized protein LOC131631831 isoform X1 — protein MVNSISFFTSLPEDINFKIASLLQVRDLCALGCSSKLWRQVCFSDSIWHVLLTNRWPLFHSPLSPNLKTWRRLYFERHIELGLRAGSVERFLKACSRKESLEVGDYLQAFEIINGARFGFEDIQRFLFKPEMNVLVNLVGVHYCITNLGIQGDNLVEVLRTCEISNRHVCVKWWKLGRWIYGYRGRDELLFRWVSLADLTAEENEFVLGVLRRGTVLEVLRVQISAVGHKSINTLVLSGCPVIGIAEGKSTIHVNIYQHQL, from the exons ATGGTGAATTCTATTTCATTCTTCACCTCTCTTCCAGAAGATATCAACTTCAAAATTGCTTCACTTCTTCAG GTGCGGGATTTGTGTGCTTTGGGTTGCAGTTCAAAGTTGTGGAGACAAGTCTGCTTCTCTGATTCCATTTGGCATGTTCTTCTCACTAACAGATGGCCCTTATTCCATTCTCCTCTCTCTCCCAATCTCAAG ACATGGAGAAGATTGTATTTCGAGAGGCACATTGAGTTGGGACTTAGAGCAGGGTCTGTTGAAAGGTTTTTGAAAGCCTGTTCGCGTAAAGAATCACTAGAGGTTGGGGACTATCTGCAAGCCTTTGAGATCATTAATGGTGCAAGGTTTGGTTTTGAAGATATCCAAAGGTTCCTGTTTAAACCTGAAATGAATGTGTTGGTTAACTTGGTTGGTGTGCATTATTGCATAACAAACCTTGGGATTCAG GGTGATAATCTTGTTGAAGTCCTGCGGACCTGTGAGATCTCAAATCGGCATGTATGCGTCAAGTGGTGGAAACTTGGTAGGTGGATCTATGGCTACCGCGGGAGAGATGAGCTACTTTTTCGTTGGGTCTCTCTGGCAGATTTGACAGCAGAAGAAAATGAGTTTGTTTTGGGAGTGCTTCGTCGAGGTACTGTTCTCGAGGTTTTACGTGTTCAGATCTCTGCTGTTGGTCATAAATCAATCAATACCTTGGTCCTATCGGGATGCCCAGTGATTGGAATAGCTGAAGGGAAATCAACTATACATGTTAATATCTATCAGCATCAACTATAA
- the LOC131631850 gene encoding CASP-like protein 1D2, translating into MASTGDPEYKSSSTPVPVSGSGGADYFKFDVILRFLLFAASLAAVLVMVTGNQTEYLPIPIPAKFRYSPAFVYFVAAFSVSGLYSIITTLVSLTAIRKPNLKTKLLLQLIFWDAVMLGILASATGTAGSMAYLGLKGNKHTNWNKICNIYDKFCRHVGASVAVGLFGSIVVLLLIWISAYSIHSRVSK; encoded by the exons ATGGCTTCTACTGGTGATCCTGAGTACAAATCATCTTCTACTCCGGTTCCAGTTTCGGGTTCCGGTGGTGCTGATTACTTTAAGTTTGACGTGATTCTAAGGTTTCTGTTGTTTGCAGCATCATTGGCAGCAGTTTTGGTGATGGTTACTGGCAATCAAACTGAATATCTTCCGATACCAATCCCAGCCAAGTTCAGATACTCACCAGCTTTTGT ATATTTTGTGGCTGCATTCTCAGTTTCTGGACTTTACAGTATCATTACAACTCTTGTATCACTCACAGCAATCCGAAAGCCAAACCTCAAAACCAAACTTCTCCTTCAATTAATCTTCTGGGACGCg GTGATGTTGGGGATATTGGCCTCGGCAACAGGCACGGCAGGAAGTATGGCGTATTTGGGTTTGAAGGGAAACAAACATACTAATTGGAATAAAATCTGCAACATATATGACAAATTCTGTAGGCATGTTGGTGCATCTGTTGCAGTGGGATTGTTTGGTAGCATCGTCGTACTTTTGCTCATTTGGATTTCAGCTTACAGCATTCATAGCAGAGTTTCCAAGTAG
- the LOC131603253 gene encoding uncharacterized protein LOC131603253, producing MKSLFHRACGKRIADMFGKIRKKGTKPDWMGEKVYAYLLDGWKSDEFKKTSQQNKTNRASTRGGAVHTTGRKAHHDVAKEMEKKLGRPPNPDELFMATHKKRNGQWVDRRAEKTHEDYVNRLTQATQNDNNVDGSEKIQLWKEAAGGKSRGRCYGTGLMAVNVQYGVSCLTEVTVSKPNREVDSQAIEAAKAEACKAREEAALANARADKAIAETADLKRQFEEFQKQLWALQSSQTGPSHGHYDDDNDSLDLEEMSDGC from the exons atgaaaagtttGTTTCATAGAGCTTGTGGTAAAAGAATAGCTGATATGTTTGGTAAGATTAGGAAAAAGGGGACAAAGCCGGACTGGATGGGTGAAAAGGTTTATGCGTATCTTCTTGACGGGTGGAAAAGCGATGAATTTAAAAAGACCTCTCAACAAAATAAGACTAATCGAGCATCAACCAGAGGTGGGGCGGTCCATACTACAGGACGTAAAGCTCATCACGATGTTGCTAAAGAAATG GAGAAGAAGTTAGGCCGACCACCAAATCCTGATGAGCTATTCATGGCCACTCACAAAAAGAGGAATGGGCAGTGGGTTGACCGTCGTGCAGAAAAAACACAT GAAGATTATGTGAATCGTTTGACACAAGCCACACAAAATGATAATAATGTGGATGGATCAGAAAAGATACAATTATGGAAAGAAGCTGCCGGCGGTAAGTCACGAGGCCGGTGTTATGGAACTGGCCTAATGGCGGTTAATGTACAATATGGAGTGTCTTGCTTGACAGAAGTGACAGTTTCAAAACCGAATAGAGAAGTGGATAGCCAAGCCATCGAGGCGGCTAAAGCTGAGGCTTGTAAAGCACGTGAAGAGGCTGCATTAGCTAACGCACGTGCAGACAAAGCTATAGCCGAGACAGCAGATTTGAAAAGGCAATTTGAAGAATTTCAGAAACAGCTGTGGGCTTTGCAATCGAGTCAGACAGGTCCTTCTCATGGCCATTACGATGATGATAATGATTCATTGGATCTAGAGGAAATGAGTGATGGATGTTGA
- the LOC131631831 gene encoding uncharacterized protein LOC131631831 isoform X2 codes for MVNSISFFTSLPEDINFKIASLLQLWRQVCFSDSIWHVLLTNRWPLFHSPLSPNLKTWRRLYFERHIELGLRAGSVERFLKACSRKESLEVGDYLQAFEIINGARFGFEDIQRFLFKPEMNVLVNLVGVHYCITNLGIQGDNLVEVLRTCEISNRHVCVKWWKLGRWIYGYRGRDELLFRWVSLADLTAEENEFVLGVLRRGTVLEVLRVQISAVGHKSINTLVLSGCPVIGIAEGKSTIHVNIYQHQL; via the exons ATGGTGAATTCTATTTCATTCTTCACCTCTCTTCCAGAAGATATCAACTTCAAAATTGCTTCACTTCTTCAG TTGTGGAGACAAGTCTGCTTCTCTGATTCCATTTGGCATGTTCTTCTCACTAACAGATGGCCCTTATTCCATTCTCCTCTCTCTCCCAATCTCAAG ACATGGAGAAGATTGTATTTCGAGAGGCACATTGAGTTGGGACTTAGAGCAGGGTCTGTTGAAAGGTTTTTGAAAGCCTGTTCGCGTAAAGAATCACTAGAGGTTGGGGACTATCTGCAAGCCTTTGAGATCATTAATGGTGCAAGGTTTGGTTTTGAAGATATCCAAAGGTTCCTGTTTAAACCTGAAATGAATGTGTTGGTTAACTTGGTTGGTGTGCATTATTGCATAACAAACCTTGGGATTCAG GGTGATAATCTTGTTGAAGTCCTGCGGACCTGTGAGATCTCAAATCGGCATGTATGCGTCAAGTGGTGGAAACTTGGTAGGTGGATCTATGGCTACCGCGGGAGAGATGAGCTACTTTTTCGTTGGGTCTCTCTGGCAGATTTGACAGCAGAAGAAAATGAGTTTGTTTTGGGAGTGCTTCGTCGAGGTACTGTTCTCGAGGTTTTACGTGTTCAGATCTCTGCTGTTGGTCATAAATCAATCAATACCTTGGTCCTATCGGGATGCCCAGTGATTGGAATAGCTGAAGGGAAATCAACTATACATGTTAATATCTATCAGCATCAACTATAA
- the LOC131631844 gene encoding uncharacterized protein LOC131631844: MVDSIPFFNSLPEDINNKIASLLQVRDLCALGCCSKFWKQLCFSDSIWQSLLTNRWPLLQSPLSPNLKTWRRLYFERHIDLGLRAVSVERFLKACSRNEALEVDDYLQAFEIVNDARFGFEDIQRFLFKPEMSVLVNLIGVHYCITNLGIPGDNLVEVLRTSEISNRHVCVKWWKLGRWIYGYRGRDELLFRWVSLADLATEENEFVLGVLRRGTVLEVLRVQISAVDHKSLPWSYQDNQ; this comes from the exons ATGGTGGATTCTATTCCATTCTTCAACTCTCTTCCTGAAGATATCAACAACAAAATTGCTTCACTTCTTCAG GTGCGGGATTTGTGTGCTTTGGGTTGCTGTTCAAAGTTCTGGAAACAACTCTGCTTCTCTGATTCCATTTGGCAATCTCTTCTCACTAACAGATGGCCCTTACTCCAATCACCTCTCTCTCCCAATCTCAAG ACATGGAGAAGATTGTATTTTGAGAGGCACATCGATTTGGGACTTAGAGCAGTGTCTGTGGAGAGGTTTTTGAAAGCCTGTTCGCGTAATGAAGCACTTGAGGTTGACGACTATCTGCAAGCCTTTGAAATTGTTAACGATGCAAGGTTTGGTTTTGAAGACATCCAAAGGTTTTTGTTTAAACCTGAGATGAGTGTGTTGGTTAACTTGATTGGTGTGCATTATTGCATAACAAACCTCGGGATTCCG GGTGATAATCTCGTAGAAGTCCTTCGGACTAGTGAGATCTCAAATCGGCATGTATGCGTCAAGTGGTGGAAACTTGGTAGGTGGATATATGGCTACCGCGGTAGAGATGAGTTACTTTTTCGATGGGTTTCTTTGGCAGATTTGGCAACAGAAGAAAATGAGTTTGTTTTGGGAGTGCTTCGTCGAGGCACTGTTCTTGAGGTTTTACGCGTTCAGATCTCAGCTGTTGATCATAAATCATTaccttggtcttatcaggataacCAGTGA